The proteins below are encoded in one region of Terriglobales bacterium:
- a CDS encoding ATP-binding protein codes for MLVYDPRTLHFLEVNNAAVEKYGYSRDEFLALKVTDIRPVEDIPLFLDTVQSRRPKDSGPHFGHWRHRHKDGRILNVEVTAQGLDFAGRRAVLVVVKDVSERMHLGEQLRQAQKMEAVGRLAGGVAHDFNNVLTVITGYTSILMESLDPDSPQAHDLRQIAKSADRAAALTRQLLAFSRRQVLQPRVLNLNSLVLNAQKMLERLIGEDIEIHLSLEASLGSVSADPGQLEQVIMNLAVNARDAMPDGGNLIFETRNVEVETPRSLGHFRVAPGSYVMLAVTDTGCGMDLETIGRIFEPFFTTKEKGKGTGLGLSTVYGIVKQSGGYVWVESAPGEGSTFTIYLPRVEAPADDESDEPLSAARRGGETILLVEDDAVVRELARRILAGSGYHVLPAGSVVEAERFCRQHAGNLDLLLTDVVMPGMSGRDLARRLAVMRPRMRVLYMSGYTDNVIVHRGVLDPGTHFLQKPFTPRTLLEKVREVLDGRLEPEPKPAERCPAEEPWGLSKN; via the coding sequence ATGCTGGTCTACGATCCGCGCACGCTGCACTTCCTGGAAGTGAACAACGCCGCAGTCGAAAAATACGGCTACTCGCGGGACGAGTTCCTGGCCCTCAAAGTTACCGACATCCGGCCCGTCGAGGACATCCCGCTCTTCCTGGACACCGTGCAATCGCGCCGGCCGAAGGATTCCGGTCCGCACTTCGGGCACTGGCGGCATCGCCACAAGGATGGCCGCATTCTCAACGTCGAAGTCACCGCGCAAGGGCTGGACTTCGCCGGCCGCCGTGCTGTGCTGGTGGTGGTGAAGGACGTCAGCGAGCGCATGCACCTGGGCGAGCAGCTTCGCCAGGCGCAGAAGATGGAAGCGGTAGGACGCTTGGCCGGTGGCGTGGCCCACGACTTCAACAACGTGCTCACCGTGATTACCGGCTACACCAGTATCCTGATGGAGTCTCTGGACCCCGATTCCCCACAGGCGCACGACCTGCGGCAGATCGCCAAGTCGGCGGACCGCGCCGCGGCGCTCACCCGCCAGTTGCTGGCTTTCAGCCGCCGACAGGTCCTGCAGCCGCGCGTGCTCAACCTCAATAGCCTGGTGCTGAACGCGCAGAAGATGCTGGAGCGCCTGATCGGGGAGGACATCGAAATCCACCTGTCGCTGGAGGCCAGCCTGGGCTCGGTAAGCGCGGACCCCGGCCAGCTCGAGCAGGTCATCATGAACCTGGCCGTGAATGCCCGTGACGCCATGCCGGACGGCGGCAACCTCATCTTCGAAACCCGCAATGTCGAAGTCGAGACCCCGCGTTCGCTCGGCCACTTCCGGGTTGCGCCCGGCTCCTACGTCATGCTGGCGGTCACCGATACCGGCTGCGGCATGGACTTGGAGACGATTGGCCGCATCTTCGAGCCGTTCTTCACCACCAAGGAAAAGGGAAAGGGAACCGGCCTGGGGCTCTCCACCGTGTACGGGATCGTCAAACAGAGCGGCGGCTACGTGTGGGTGGAGAGCGCTCCCGGCGAGGGCAGCACCTTCACCATCTATCTGCCGCGCGTGGAAGCGCCTGCCGATGACGAAAGCGACGAGCCGTTATCGGCTGCCAGGCGGGGCGGCGAGACCATCCTGCTGGTGGAAGACGATGCTGTGGTGCGCGAGCTGGCGCGCCGCATCCTGGCCGGCAGCGGGTATCACGTGCTGCCTGCGGGCAGCGTGGTGGAAGCCGAGCGCTTCTGCCGCCAGCACGCCGGCAATCTCGATCTGCTGCTCACCGACGTGGTGATGCCCGGCATGAGCGGCCGGGACCTGGCCCGCCGCCTGGCGGTCATGCGTCCCCGCATGCGCGTCCTCTACATGTCCGGCTACACCGATAACGTCATCGTGCACCGCGGTGTGCTCGATCCCGGAACCCACTTCCTGCAGAAGCCGTTCACGCCTCGCACCTTGCTCGAGAAGGTGCGCGAGGTCCTCGACGGGCGCCTCGAACCGGAGCCCAAGCCGGCTGAACGCTGTCCGGCGGAGGAACCGTGGGGCCTTTCTAAGAACTGA
- the thiC gene encoding phosphomethylpyrimidine synthase ThiC produces the protein MSTQRKNGSVATAEGIHPPRAEWIAGRREQMARTGDSNVSQMHFARRGVITEEMGYVAKRENLAPELVRDEVARGRMIIPANINHPELEPMAIGVASKCKINANIGNSAVTSNIEEELRKLHTAVHFGADTVMDLSTGGDIHQIREAILRHSPVPIGTVPIYEAVSRVKRIEDLSAGLMLEVIEEQAAQGVDYMTIHAGVLIQYLPLVANRITGIVSRGGAILAQWMAHHHRQNFLYERFDDICKIFAKYDVSFSLGDGLRPGCVADASDEAQFAELKTLGELTRKAWEHDVQVMIEGPGHVPMDKIKEQVDKEMEWCHEAPFYTLGPLVTDIAPGYDHITSAIGAAMIGWYGASMLCYVTPKEHLGLPNEKDVKDGIIAYKIAAHAADIARHRPGARDRDDALSFARYNFDWEKQFALALDPETARAMHDETLSDDYYKTAAFCSMCGPKFCSMNYSSKVDEYNKDVHGLEKKDLSGLVTRILGS, from the coding sequence ATGAGCACTCAGCGCAAGAACGGAAGTGTTGCGACCGCAGAAGGCATTCATCCGCCGCGCGCGGAGTGGATCGCGGGTCGGCGCGAGCAGATGGCGCGCACAGGTGACTCGAATGTCAGCCAGATGCACTTCGCGCGGCGGGGCGTCATCACCGAAGAAATGGGGTACGTGGCGAAGCGCGAGAACCTCGCGCCCGAACTCGTCCGCGACGAAGTAGCGCGCGGCCGCATGATCATTCCCGCGAACATCAATCATCCGGAACTGGAGCCGATGGCCATCGGCGTGGCCTCGAAGTGCAAGATCAACGCCAACATCGGCAACTCGGCTGTGACCTCGAACATCGAGGAAGAGCTGCGCAAGCTGCATACCGCGGTGCACTTCGGCGCCGACACGGTGATGGACCTTTCGACCGGCGGCGACATCCACCAGATCCGCGAGGCCATCCTGCGGCATTCGCCGGTGCCCATCGGCACCGTGCCCATCTACGAGGCCGTCTCGCGCGTGAAGCGCATCGAGGACCTGTCCGCCGGCCTGATGCTGGAGGTCATCGAGGAGCAGGCGGCGCAGGGCGTGGACTACATGACCATCCACGCCGGCGTGCTCATCCAGTACCTGCCGCTGGTGGCCAACCGCATCACCGGGATTGTGAGCCGGGGCGGCGCCATCCTGGCCCAGTGGATGGCGCACCATCACCGGCAGAACTTTCTCTACGAACGCTTCGACGACATCTGCAAGATTTTTGCGAAGTACGACGTCTCGTTCTCCCTGGGCGACGGCCTGCGGCCCGGCTGCGTGGCCGACGCCAGCGACGAGGCCCAGTTCGCCGAACTCAAGACGCTGGGCGAACTCACGAGGAAGGCGTGGGAGCACGACGTGCAGGTGATGATCGAAGGCCCCGGGCACGTCCCCATGGACAAGATCAAGGAACAGGTCGACAAAGAGATGGAGTGGTGCCATGAGGCGCCGTTCTACACGCTGGGCCCGCTGGTGACCGACATCGCGCCGGGGTACGACCACATCACCTCCGCCATCGGCGCGGCGATGATCGGCTGGTACGGCGCTTCGATGCTCTGCTACGTCACGCCCAAGGAGCACCTCGGGCTGCCCAACGAGAAGGACGTCAAGGACGGCATCATCGCCTACAAGATCGCCGCCCACGCCGCCGACATCGCCCGCCACCGCCCCGGGGCGCGCGATCGCGACGACGCGCTCAGCTTCGCGCGCTACAACTTCGACTGGGAGAAGCAGTTCGCGCTCGCCCTCGATCCTGAGACCGCGCGCGCCATGCACGACGAAACCCTCTCCGACGACTACTACAAGACGGCGGCCTTCTGCTCCATGTGCGGTCCCAAATTCTGCTCCATGAACTACTCTTCGAAGGTGGATGAGTACAACAAGGATGTGCACGGCCTGGAAAAGAAAGACCTCTCCGGGCTGGTGACGAGAATATTGGGGAGCTAG